In one Pseudomonas sp. 31-12 genomic region, the following are encoded:
- the sdhC gene encoding succinate dehydrogenase, cytochrome b556 subunit — translation MNSQRPVNLDLRTIKLPVTAYTSILHRISGIILFVSLAIMLYALDKSLDSEEGFGQVKACLTSPLAKLVIWGILSALLYHLVAGVRHLMMDMGIGESLEGGKLGSKIVIAVSVVVIVLAGVWIW, via the coding sequence GTGAATAGCCAACGACCTGTAAACCTAGACCTAAGGACCATCAAACTCCCAGTCACTGCTTACACGTCCATTCTTCACCGAATCTCCGGAATCATCCTCTTCGTCAGCCTGGCCATCATGCTTTATGCATTGGACAAGTCGCTCGACTCGGAAGAAGGCTTCGGTCAGGTGAAAGCGTGTCTGACCAGTCCGCTAGCCAAGCTAGTGATTTGGGGCATCCTGTCCGCCTTGCTGTATCACCTGGTTGCCGGTGTGCGCCATTTGATGATGGACATGGGCATCGGCGAGTCGCTTGAAGGCGGCAAACTGGGCTCGAAAATCGTTATCGCCGTTTCCGTGGTGGTAATCGTTCTGGCAGGAGTCTGGATATGGTAA
- a CDS encoding beta (1-6) glucans synthase — translation MQVTCAALLPDGLTMPATSRFPFLAYLFACLLGLFALGGFWYGLGKPVVLPDVASATHKLQCASYTPFDKDQSPFDVPFKLRPERMDADLALLAKSFECIRTYSMTGLEALPDLARKHGLKLMIGAWVNSNPVDTEKEVDLLIASANANADVVTSVIVGNETLLRKEITGAQLAKLINKVKSQVKQPVTYADVWEFWLKHPEIAPAVDFLTIHLLPYWEDDPSNIDAALQHVAEVRQVFGNKFAPKDVVIGETGWPSEGRQRETALPSRVNEAKFIRGFVIMAEQQGWHYNLIEAFDQPWKRASEGAVGGYWGLFDADRQDKGVLAGPVSNVPYWSQWLAVGGLIFLGTLMLGGRVRTTRAALVLPLLGALAACSIGAWGDLARVTTRFASEWLWVALLTGLNLLVLAHAALTLSARTGWRERAFNALERRAGWLVAAAGFAAAVMMLELVFDPRYRSFPSVAFILPALVYLCRPVNVPRREIALLTFIIGAGIAPQLYVEGLQNQQAWGWALVSVLMVAALWRCLRVRKA, via the coding sequence ATGCAGGTAACATGCGCGGCTTTGCTCCCAGACGGCCTGACCATGCCCGCGACATCACGCTTTCCTTTTTTGGCTTATCTCTTCGCCTGCCTGCTGGGGCTGTTTGCCCTCGGCGGCTTCTGGTACGGCCTCGGCAAACCGGTGGTTCTGCCGGACGTGGCCAGTGCGACGCACAAGCTGCAGTGCGCCTCCTATACCCCGTTCGACAAGGACCAGTCGCCGTTCGACGTGCCGTTCAAATTGCGCCCCGAGCGCATGGACGCCGACCTCGCGCTGTTGGCCAAAAGCTTCGAATGCATCCGCACCTATTCAATGACCGGTCTCGAGGCCCTGCCCGATCTGGCGCGCAAGCATGGTCTGAAACTGATGATCGGCGCCTGGGTCAACAGCAACCCGGTGGACACCGAGAAAGAAGTCGACCTGCTGATCGCCTCGGCCAACGCCAACGCGGACGTGGTGACGTCGGTGATCGTCGGCAACGAAACCCTGCTGCGCAAGGAAATCACCGGCGCGCAACTGGCGAAGCTGATCAATAAAGTCAAAAGCCAGGTCAAGCAGCCGGTCACTTACGCCGACGTCTGGGAGTTTTGGCTCAAGCACCCGGAAATCGCCCCGGCGGTGGATTTCCTGACCATCCATTTGCTGCCGTATTGGGAAGACGATCCATCGAACATCGACGCAGCGCTGCAGCACGTGGCTGAAGTGCGTCAGGTGTTCGGCAACAAATTCGCGCCCAAGGACGTGGTGATTGGCGAAACCGGTTGGCCGAGCGAAGGCCGCCAGCGCGAAACCGCCCTGCCGAGCCGGGTTAACGAAGCCAAGTTCATCCGTGGTTTTGTCATCATGGCCGAACAGCAAGGCTGGCATTACAACCTGATCGAAGCCTTCGACCAACCCTGGAAACGCGCCAGCGAAGGTGCCGTCGGTGGTTACTGGGGGCTGTTCGACGCTGATCGCCAGGACAAAGGCGTGCTGGCCGGCCCTGTGTCGAACGTGCCGTACTGGTCGCAGTGGCTGGCCGTTGGCGGTTTGATCTTCCTTGGCACGCTGATGCTCGGCGGGCGTGTACGCACCACGCGCGCCGCCTTGGTGCTGCCGCTGCTCGGCGCACTGGCGGCGTGCTCGATTGGCGCGTGGGGCGATCTGGCGCGTGTCACTACCCGATTTGCGAGTGAATGGTTGTGGGTGGCGTTGCTGACGGGGTTGAATCTGCTGGTACTGGCGCATGCCGCGCTGACGCTGAGCGCCCGAACTGGCTGGCGTGAGCGGGCGTTCAATGCACTGGAACGTCGAGCGGGCTGGTTGGTCGCTGCGGCAGGTTTTGCGGCGGCGGTGATGATGCTGGAGCTGGTGTTCGATCCGCGTTATCGCAGTTTCCCGAGTGTCGCGTTCATCCTGCCGGCACTGGTTTACCTGTGCCGCCCGGTGAACGTGCCGCGCCGTGAAATCGCCCTGCTGACCTTCATCATAGGCGCCGGCATTGCGCCGCAGCTGTACGTTGAAGGCTTGCAGAACCAGCAGGCCTGGGGTTGGGCTCTGGTGAGTGTGTTGATGGTTGCCGCGTTGTGGCGCTGTTTGCGGGTTCGCAAGGCCTGA
- a CDS encoding glycine betaine ABC transporter substrate-binding protein, translated as MKMRRLLGAGAALVLAIGSTMANAESKTLSIGYVDGWSDSVATTHVAAEVIKQKLGYDVKLQAVATGIMWQGVATGKLDAMLSAWLPVTHGEYWTKNKDQVVDYGPNFKDAKIGLIVPEYVKAKTIDDLKTDDTFKKRIVGIDAGSGVMLKTEQAIKDYDLTGYQLKASSGAGMIAELTRAEKKNESIAVTGWVPHWMFAKWKLRFLDDPKGVYGAAETVNNIGSKELATKAPEVAKFLKNFQWASKDEIGEVMLAIQDGAKPEAAAKDWVAKHPERVADWIK; from the coding sequence ATGAAGATGCGACGACTTTTAGGCGCCGGTGCCGCTCTGGTGCTTGCGATTGGCTCCACGATGGCCAATGCCGAGAGCAAAACCCTGAGCATCGGTTACGTTGACGGCTGGTCCGACAGCGTCGCGACCACCCATGTGGCCGCCGAAGTGATCAAGCAAAAGCTGGGTTACGACGTGAAACTTCAAGCCGTCGCCACCGGGATCATGTGGCAGGGTGTGGCCACCGGTAAACTCGACGCCATGTTGTCGGCCTGGCTGCCGGTGACTCACGGCGAATACTGGACCAAGAACAAGGATCAAGTCGTCGATTACGGTCCGAACTTCAAGGATGCAAAAATCGGCTTGATCGTACCGGAATACGTCAAGGCCAAAACCATTGATGATCTGAAAACTGACGACACCTTCAAGAAGCGCATCGTTGGCATCGACGCCGGTTCGGGCGTCATGCTTAAAACCGAACAGGCGATCAAGGATTACGATCTGACCGGGTATCAACTCAAGGCCAGTTCCGGCGCCGGCATGATTGCCGAGCTGACCCGTGCCGAGAAGAAGAACGAATCCATTGCCGTGACCGGTTGGGTGCCGCACTGGATGTTCGCCAAGTGGAAACTGCGCTTCCTGGACGACCCGAAAGGCGTTTATGGCGCGGCTGAAACCGTAAACAACATCGGCAGCAAAGAACTGGCGACCAAGGCACCTGAAGTTGCCAAGTTCCTGAAGAACTTCCAGTGGGCGTCGAAGGACGAAATCGGCGAAGTCATGTTGGCGATTCAAGATGGCGCCAAGCCTGAAGCCGCTGCGAAGGATTGGGTGGCAAAACACCCTGAGCGCGTTGCAGACTGGATCAAGTGA
- the gltA gene encoding citrate synthase, translated as MADKKAQLIIEGAAPVELPILTGTVGPDVIDVRGLTATGRFTFDPGFMSTASCESKITYIDGDNGILLHRGYPIEQLAEKSDYLETCYLLLNGELPTAEQKAQFVSTVKNHTMVHEQLKTFFNGFRRDAHPMAVMCGVVGALSAFYHDSLDINNPQHREISAIRLVAKMPTLAAMVYKYSMGQPMMYPRNDLTYAENFLHMMFNTPCEIKPISPVLASAMDKIFILHADHEQNASTSTVRLAGSSGANPFACIAAGIAALWGPAHGGANEAVLTMLDEIGDVSNIDKYIAKAKDKNDPFKLMGFGHRVYKNRDPRATVMKQTCDEVLKELGIKHDKQLELAMRLEEIALTDPYFIERSLYPNVDFYSGIILKAIGIPTSMFTVIFALARTVGWISHWKEMLSSPYKIGRPRQLYTGYESRDITKLEDRK; from the coding sequence ATGGCTGACAAAAAAGCGCAGTTGATCATCGAGGGCGCAGCCCCCGTCGAGCTGCCCATTTTAACCGGCACCGTTGGTCCCGATGTAATCGATGTTCGGGGCCTGACGGCCACGGGCCGTTTCACCTTTGACCCTGGTTTCATGTCGACAGCTTCCTGCGAGTCGAAGATCACCTATATCGACGGCGACAACGGCATTCTGCTGCACCGCGGTTACCCGATCGAACAGCTGGCTGAAAAATCGGACTACCTGGAAACCTGCTATCTGCTGCTCAACGGCGAATTGCCGACCGCAGAACAGAAGGCCCAGTTCGTCAGCACCGTGAAGAACCACACCATGGTTCACGAGCAGCTGAAGACCTTCTTCAACGGCTTCCGTCGCGACGCCCACCCAATGGCCGTCATGTGCGGTGTAGTCGGCGCCCTCTCGGCCTTCTACCACGACTCCCTGGACATCAATAACCCGCAGCATCGCGAAATATCCGCGATTCGCCTGGTTGCCAAGATGCCGACCCTGGCAGCGATGGTTTACAAGTACTCCATGGGCCAACCCATGATGTACCCGCGCAACGACCTGACGTACGCGGAAAACTTCCTGCACATGATGTTCAACACCCCGTGCGAGATCAAACCGATCAGCCCGGTACTCGCCAGCGCCATGGACAAGATTTTCATCCTCCATGCCGACCACGAGCAGAACGCATCGACTTCCACTGTACGCCTGGCCGGCTCTTCGGGTGCCAACCCGTTTGCCTGTATCGCCGCCGGCATCGCTGCACTGTGGGGCCCTGCCCACGGCGGCGCGAACGAAGCTGTTCTGACCATGCTCGATGAAATTGGCGATGTGTCGAACATCGACAAGTACATCGCCAAGGCCAAGGACAAGAACGATCCGTTCAAGCTGATGGGCTTCGGTCACCGCGTTTACAAAAACCGCGACCCGCGCGCTACCGTCATGAAGCAGACTTGCGACGAAGTGCTGAAGGAACTGGGTATCAAGCACGACAAGCAACTCGAACTGGCTATGCGCCTGGAAGAGATCGCGCTGACCGACCCGTACTTCATCGAGCGCTCGCTGTACCCGAACGTCGACTTCTACTCGGGGATCATCCTCAAGGCGATCGGCATTCCAACCAGCATGTTCACCGTGATCTTCGCTCTGGCGCGGACTGTCGGCTGGATCTCCCACTGGAAAGAAATGCTCTCCAGCCCGTACAAGATTGGCCGTCCGCGCCAGCTGTACACTGGCTACGAGTCGCGTGACATTACCAAGCTGGAAGACCGCAAATAA
- a CDS encoding succinate dehydrogenase iron-sulfur subunit, translated as MLQVSVYRYNPDQDAAPFMQEFQVDTGGKDLMVLDVLALIKEQDEGFSYRRSCREGVCGSDGMNINGKNGLACVTPLSSVVKGNKLIVRPLPGLPVIRDLVVDMSIFYKQYEKVKPYLQNDTPAPAIERLQTPEEREKLDGLYECILCACCSTSCPSFWWNPDKFLGPAALLQAYRFLADSRDTKTAERLASLDDPFSVFRCRGIMNCVNVCPKGLNPTKAIGHVRNMLLQSGV; from the coding sequence ATGTTGCAAGTCAGTGTTTATCGCTACAACCCTGATCAGGACGCTGCGCCGTTCATGCAGGAATTCCAGGTCGACACCGGTGGTAAAGACCTGATGGTGCTGGACGTGCTGGCCCTGATCAAAGAGCAGGACGAAGGTTTCTCCTATCGTCGCTCTTGCCGTGAAGGTGTTTGCGGTTCCGACGGCATGAACATCAACGGCAAAAACGGCCTGGCGTGTGTCACGCCGCTGTCTTCTGTCGTAAAAGGTAACAAGCTGATCGTTCGTCCGTTGCCAGGTTTGCCGGTTATCCGTGACCTGGTCGTCGATATGAGCATCTTCTACAAGCAATACGAGAAGGTTAAGCCATACCTGCAGAACGACACGCCGGCTCCGGCCATCGAGCGTCTGCAGACCCCTGAAGAGCGTGAAAAGCTCGACGGTCTGTACGAGTGCATCCTGTGCGCTTGCTGCTCGACCTCTTGCCCGTCCTTCTGGTGGAACCCGGACAAGTTCCTGGGTCCAGCTGCCCTGCTGCAAGCGTACCGCTTCCTGGCAGACAGCCGCGACACCAAGACTGCCGAGCGTCTGGCTTCGCTGGATGACCCGTTCAGCGTATTCCGCTGCCGCGGGATCATGAACTGCGTCAACGTCTGTCCGAAAGGCCTGAACCCGACTAAGGCCATCGGTCACGTACGTAACATGCTGCTGCAAAGCGGCGTGTGA
- the sdhD gene encoding succinate dehydrogenase, hydrophobic membrane anchor protein has translation MVTNVTNLSRSGLYDWMAQRVSAVVLAAYFIFLIGYVVANPGIGYAQWHELFASNWMRIFSLLALVALGAHAWVGMWTIATDYLTPMAFGKSATAIRFLFQAVCGVAMFAYFVWGVQILWGI, from the coding sequence ATGGTAACTAACGTCACGAACCTGTCGCGTTCGGGCCTCTATGACTGGATGGCACAACGTGTGTCTGCGGTCGTTCTCGCGGCTTATTTCATTTTCCTGATCGGATACGTCGTCGCCAACCCTGGCATCGGCTACGCCCAATGGCATGAACTGTTCGCAAGCAACTGGATGCGTATTTTCAGTCTCCTGGCCCTCGTTGCCCTCGGCGCTCACGCCTGGGTCGGCATGTGGACCATCGCGACCGACTACCTGACGCCAATGGCGTTCGGCAAGTCCGCGACTGCAATACGTTTCCTTTTCCAGGCAGTATGCGGCGTTGCGATGTTCGCTTACTTCGTCTGGGGTGTGCAGATTCTCTGGGGTATCTGA
- the sdhA gene encoding succinate dehydrogenase flavoprotein subunit produces the protein MSTTVNTLSFDAIIIGGGGAGMRAALQLAQGGHKTAVVTKVFPTRSHTVSAQGGITCAIASADPNDDWRWHMYDTVKGSDYIGDQDAIEYMCSVGPEAVFELEHMGLPFSRTEQGRIYQRPFGGQSKDFGKGGQAARTCAAADRTGHALLHTLYQANLKAGTVFLNEYYGVDLVKNEDGAFVGMIVICIETGETSYVRANATVLATGGAGRIYSSTTNALINTGDGVGMALRAGVPVQDIEMWQFHPTGIAGAGVLVTEGCRGEGGYLINKHGERFMERYAPNAKDLAGRDVVARSMVKEIIAGNGCGPDGDHVMLKLDHLGEEVLHSRLPGIMELSKTFAHVDPAVAPIPVVPTCHYMMGGVATNIHGQAITQDADGVDQIIPGLFAVGEVACVSVHGANRLGGNSLLDLVVFGRAAGLFLEQTLKEGVDYARPRQSDIDAALARLDGLNSRTEGEDVATLRKELQSCMQNYFGVFRTGEYMQKGIAQLADLRGRIANVKINDKSQAFNTARIEALELQNLLEVAEATAIAAEIRKESRGAHAREDYEDRDDENWLCHTLYFPGDKRVTKRAVNFSPKTVPTFEPKIRTY, from the coding sequence ATGTCTACTACCGTTAATACGCTTTCGTTCGACGCCATCATCATTGGCGGCGGCGGTGCTGGCATGCGCGCTGCGCTGCAGCTGGCACAAGGTGGTCACAAGACTGCCGTGGTTACCAAGGTTTTCCCGACTCGTTCGCACACTGTATCCGCCCAGGGTGGCATCACCTGCGCCATCGCCTCGGCTGATCCGAACGATGACTGGCGCTGGCACATGTACGATACCGTCAAGGGTTCCGACTACATCGGTGACCAGGACGCTATCGAATACATGTGTTCCGTAGGCCCGGAAGCCGTTTTCGAACTCGAGCACATGGGCTTGCCGTTCTCCCGTACCGAACAGGGTCGCATCTATCAGCGTCCGTTCGGCGGTCAGTCGAAAGACTTCGGTAAAGGTGGCCAGGCTGCACGTACGTGCGCCGCTGCCGACCGTACTGGTCACGCGCTGCTGCACACCCTGTATCAGGCCAACCTAAAGGCCGGCACCGTATTCCTCAACGAATACTACGGCGTCGACCTGGTGAAGAACGAAGATGGTGCCTTTGTCGGCATGATCGTCATCTGCATCGAAACTGGCGAAACTTCCTACGTCCGCGCTAACGCCACCGTACTGGCGACTGGCGGTGCAGGTCGTATCTACTCGTCCACCACCAATGCCCTGATCAACACCGGTGACGGCGTCGGCATGGCCCTGCGTGCTGGCGTGCCGGTACAAGACATTGAAATGTGGCAGTTCCACCCGACCGGCATCGCCGGCGCTGGTGTACTGGTTACTGAAGGTTGCCGCGGTGAAGGCGGTTACCTGATCAACAAGCACGGCGAGCGTTTCATGGAGCGTTATGCTCCGAACGCCAAAGACCTGGCTGGTCGTGACGTTGTTGCTCGCTCGATGGTTAAAGAAATCATCGCCGGCAACGGTTGCGGTCCGGATGGCGACCACGTAATGCTGAAACTCGATCACCTCGGTGAAGAAGTTCTGCACAGCCGTCTGCCAGGCATCATGGAACTGTCCAAGACCTTCGCCCACGTCGATCCAGCCGTGGCGCCGATTCCGGTCGTTCCAACCTGCCACTATATGATGGGCGGCGTTGCCACCAACATTCATGGCCAGGCAATCACCCAGGACGCCGACGGCGTCGACCAGATCATTCCTGGTCTGTTCGCAGTGGGCGAAGTGGCGTGCGTATCGGTTCACGGTGCCAACCGTCTGGGCGGCAACTCGCTGCTCGACCTGGTGGTATTCGGCCGTGCGGCCGGCCTGTTCCTGGAGCAGACCCTGAAAGAAGGCGTTGATTACGCCCGTCCTCGCCAGTCCGACATCGACGCAGCCCTGGCTCGTCTCGATGGCCTGAACTCGCGTACCGAAGGCGAAGACGTCGCCACCCTGCGTAAAGAGCTGCAAAGCTGCATGCAGAACTACTTCGGTGTATTCCGTACCGGCGAATACATGCAGAAGGGTATTGCCCAGCTGGCTGATCTGCGTGGCCGTATCGCCAACGTCAAGATCAACGACAAGAGCCAGGCGTTCAACACCGCTCGAATCGAAGCTCTGGAACTGCAGAACCTGCTGGAAGTGGCCGAAGCCACTGCCATCGCTGCAGAGATCCGCAAAGAGTCCCGCGGCGCTCACGCCCGTGAAGACTACGAAGATCGCGACGACGAAAACTGGCTGTGCCACACCCTGTACTTCCCGGGTGACAAGCGCGTGACCAAGCGTGCTGTGAACTTCTCGCCGAAGACTGTTCCGACTTTTGAACCTAAGATTCGGACTTATTAA
- a CDS encoding cation acetate symporter, whose product MIRRLLALLSVAAFAPGAWAAEALTGAVQKQPLNVAAILMFVAFVGATLYITYWASKKNNSAADYYAAGGKITGFQNGLAIAGDYMSAASFLGISALVFTSGYDGLIYSIGFLVGWPIILFLIAERLRNLGKYTFADVASYRLGQTQIRSLSACGSLVVVAFYLIAQMVGAGKLIQLLFGLDYHVAVILVGVLMCMYVLFGGMLATTWVQIIKAVLLLSGASFMALMVMKHVNFDFNTLFSEAIKVHAKGEAIMSPGGLVKDPVSAFSLGLALMFGTAGLPHILMRFFTVSDAKEARKSVLYATGFIGYFYILTFIIGFGAILLVSTNPAFKDAAGALLGGNNMAAVHLANAVGGSIFLGFISAVAFATILAVVAGLTLAGASAVSHDLYASVIKKGKANEKDEIRVSKITTIALAVLAIGLGILFESQNIAFMVGLAFSIAASCNFPVLLLSMYWKKLTTRGAMIGGWLGLVSAVGLMVLGPTIWVQILHHEKAIFPYEYPALFSMAIAFVGIWFFSITDKSAAGVNERALFFPQFVRSQTGLGASGAVSH is encoded by the coding sequence ATGATCCGGCGTCTATTGGCTCTATTGAGCGTTGCAGCATTCGCACCGGGTGCCTGGGCGGCTGAAGCCCTGACCGGCGCCGTGCAGAAACAACCGCTGAACGTCGCCGCGATCCTGATGTTCGTGGCGTTTGTCGGCGCGACTTTGTATATCACCTACTGGGCCTCCAAGAAAAATAACTCGGCGGCCGACTACTATGCGGCCGGCGGCAAGATCACCGGTTTCCAGAATGGTCTGGCGATTGCCGGTGACTACATGTCCGCGGCGTCCTTCCTGGGTATTTCCGCCCTGGTGTTCACCTCCGGCTACGACGGCCTGATCTACTCGATCGGCTTCCTGGTGGGCTGGCCGATCATTCTGTTCCTGATCGCCGAGCGCCTGCGTAACCTGGGTAAGTACACCTTTGCCGATGTGGCGTCCTACCGCCTTGGGCAAACCCAGATTCGCTCGCTGTCTGCTTGCGGTTCGCTGGTGGTGGTGGCGTTCTACCTGATCGCGCAAATGGTCGGTGCCGGCAAGCTGATCCAGCTGCTGTTCGGTCTGGATTACCATGTAGCCGTGATCCTGGTCGGCGTCCTGATGTGCATGTACGTGCTGTTCGGCGGCATGCTGGCGACCACTTGGGTGCAGATCATCAAGGCAGTACTGTTGCTGTCCGGTGCCTCGTTCATGGCGCTGATGGTGATGAAGCATGTCAACTTTGACTTCAACACGCTGTTCTCCGAGGCGATCAAGGTTCACGCCAAAGGCGAAGCGATCATGAGCCCGGGCGGTCTGGTGAAAGATCCGGTGTCCGCGTTCTCCCTCGGCCTGGCACTGATGTTTGGTACCGCTGGCCTGCCGCACATTCTGATGCGCTTCTTCACCGTGAGTGACGCGAAGGAAGCTCGCAAGAGCGTGCTGTACGCAACCGGCTTCATTGGCTACTTCTACATCCTGACCTTCATCATCGGCTTCGGCGCGATCCTGCTGGTCAGCACCAACCCGGCCTTTAAAGATGCTGCTGGCGCGCTGTTGGGCGGCAACAACATGGCGGCGGTGCACCTGGCCAACGCGGTGGGTGGCAGTATTTTCCTGGGCTTCATCTCGGCGGTAGCGTTCGCGACCATTCTGGCAGTGGTTGCCGGTTTGACCCTGGCCGGTGCTTCGGCGGTGTCTCACGACCTGTATGCCAGCGTGATCAAGAAAGGCAAGGCCAACGAGAAGGATGAGATCCGTGTCTCGAAAATCACCACCATCGCTTTGGCGGTGCTGGCGATCGGCCTGGGCATTCTGTTCGAAAGCCAGAACATCGCGTTCATGGTGGGCCTGGCGTTCTCCATCGCGGCGAGCTGTAACTTCCCGGTGCTGCTGCTTTCCATGTACTGGAAGAAACTGACCACTCGCGGTGCGATGATCGGTGGCTGGTTGGGTCTGGTGAGTGCCGTAGGTTTGATGGTGCTTGGGCCAACCATCTGGGTGCAGATCCTGCATCACGAGAAGGCTATCTTCCCGTATGAGTACCCGGCGCTGTTCTCGATGGCCATTGCGTTTGTCGGGATCTGGTTCTTCTCGATCACTGACAAGTCCGCGGCTGGCGTTAATGAGCGTGCGCTGTTCTTCCCGCAGTTTGTTCGTTCGCAGACTGGGTTGGGGGCGAGTGGGGCGGTTTCTCACTAA
- a CDS encoding DUF485 domain-containing protein encodes MNDSIYLSIQNSPRFKELVSKRERFAWILSAIMLGLYSGFILLIAYGPHILGAKINPESSITWGIPIGVGLILSAFVLTAIYVRRANGEFDDLNNLILKEAQQ; translated from the coding sequence ATGAACGACAGCATTTACCTCTCGATTCAAAACAGCCCGCGCTTCAAGGAGCTGGTTAGTAAGCGAGAAAGGTTCGCCTGGATTCTTTCGGCGATCATGCTTGGGCTGTACTCCGGATTCATCCTTTTGATTGCTTACGGGCCGCATATTCTTGGGGCGAAAATCAACCCCGAGTCTTCGATTACCTGGGGGATACCGATTGGTGTCGGGCTGATTCTCTCGGCCTTTGTCCTGACTGCAATCTACGTACGACGCGCCAATGGCGAATTCGACGACCTGAACAATCTGATTCTCAAGGAGGCTCAGCAATGA